A genomic stretch from Acidimicrobiales bacterium includes:
- a CDS encoding Fe-Mn family superoxide dismutase, which translates to MAIELPPLPYADDALEPHISARTISFHYGKHHAAYVNNLNGLIEGTDNADKSLEEIIKSASPGGLFNNAAQVWNHTFYWNCMSPDGGGDPTGDLAAAIESSFGSIDAFKEQFKADSVGNFGSGWTWLVREGDGLAIVKTDDADTPLAHGQTALLTIDVWEHAYYLDYQNARPAYVDTFIASLINWEFVAANFAA; encoded by the coding sequence ATGGCCATCGAACTTCCCCCGCTTCCGTACGCCGACGATGCACTCGAGCCGCACATCAGCGCACGCACGATCTCGTTCCACTACGGCAAGCACCACGCCGCCTACGTCAACAACCTCAACGGTCTGATCGAGGGCACCGACAACGCCGACAAGTCGCTCGAGGAGATCATCAAGAGCGCGAGCCCCGGCGGTCTGTTCAACAACGCCGCACAGGTGTGGAACCACACCTTCTACTGGAACTGCATGTCGCCCGACGGTGGCGGCGACCCCACCGGTGACCTCGCCGCCGCGATCGAGTCGAGCTTTGGTTCGATCGATGCGTTCAAGGAGCAGTTCAAGGCCGATTCGGTCGGCAACTTCGGTTCCGGCTGGACCTGGCTCGTCCGCGAGGGCGATGGCCTCGCGATCGTCAAGACCGACGACGCCGACACGCCCCTGGCCCATGGCCAGACGGCGCTGCTCACCATCGACGTGTGGGAACACGCCTACTACCTCGACTACCAGAACGCCCGGCCGGCCTACGTCGACACCTTCATCGCGAGCCTCATCAAC
- a CDS encoding glutamine synthetase family protein produces MQLEQLRLEVSDGTIDSVVVGFTDHYGRTMGKRFDADFFLDSCVDDGTHACDYLLTVDMEMEPVEGFAYSNWSTGYGDFHLVPDMGTLRRAGWTDGTAFVLCDVIDNVTHDPVAVAPRSILRRQLDQLGEAGFSAAAASELEFFLFRDTYRAAHQKGYRDLESAGWYVEDYHLLQASRVEDYVGAARRALRDSEIPVENSKGEAAIGQHELNVRYADALTMADRHVVMKQAMKELADAQGVSVTFMAKPDAAQPGSSCHIHLSLWDGDQNAFVGESPDHHSDVFRWFLGGWMHHAADLMVCYAPTINSYKRYQSQSWAPTRIAWSTDNRTAGFRIVGRGGGLRIENRIPGADVNPYLAYAAAIASGLDGIRNRIEPPAEFRGDAYSVGADSASAASVPITLHEAHARFVASDAARRMLGDEVVEHYGHHLAQEIAAADAAVTDWEMRRYFERI; encoded by the coding sequence ATGCAGCTTGAACAGCTCCGCTTGGAGGTGAGCGACGGCACCATCGACTCGGTGGTCGTCGGGTTCACCGACCACTACGGCCGGACGATGGGCAAACGCTTCGACGCCGACTTCTTCCTCGACAGCTGTGTCGACGACGGCACGCACGCCTGCGATTACCTGCTCACCGTCGACATGGAGATGGAGCCGGTCGAGGGCTTCGCCTACAGCAACTGGTCGACGGGCTACGGCGACTTCCACCTGGTCCCCGACATGGGCACCCTGCGCCGCGCCGGATGGACCGACGGCACCGCATTCGTGCTGTGTGACGTGATCGACAACGTCACGCACGACCCCGTCGCGGTGGCGCCGCGCTCGATCCTTCGCCGCCAACTCGACCAGTTGGGCGAAGCGGGTTTCAGTGCCGCGGCCGCGTCCGAGCTCGAGTTCTTCCTCTTCCGCGACACCTACCGGGCGGCCCATCAGAAGGGCTACCGGGATCTCGAGTCGGCCGGGTGGTATGTCGAGGACTACCACCTGCTCCAGGCCTCTCGGGTCGAGGACTATGTGGGCGCAGCCCGCCGAGCCCTGCGCGACAGCGAGATCCCGGTCGAGAACTCCAAGGGTGAGGCGGCGATCGGCCAGCACGAGCTCAACGTCCGCTACGCCGACGCCCTCACGATGGCCGACCGCCACGTGGTGATGAAGCAGGCCATGAAGGAACTCGCCGACGCCCAGGGCGTGAGCGTCACGTTCATGGCCAAGCCCGATGCCGCCCAGCCGGGCAGCTCGTGCCACATCCACCTGTCACTCTGGGACGGCGACCAGAACGCGTTCGTCGGCGAGTCGCCGGACCACCACAGCGACGTCTTCCGCTGGTTCTTGGGCGGGTGGATGCACCACGCCGCCGACCTCATGGTCTGCTACGCGCCGACCATCAACAGCTACAAGCGCTACCAGAGCCAGTCGTGGGCCCCGACCCGCATCGCGTGGTCGACGGACAATCGCACGGCCGGGTTCCGCATCGTCGGACGCGGTGGCGGTCTGCGGATCGAGAACCGAATCCCCGGCGCCGACGTCAACCCGTATCTCGCCTACGCCGCCGCGATCGCCAGCGGGCTCGACGGCATCCGCAACCGGATCGAACCGCCGGCGGAGTTCCGCGGCGATGCCTACTCGGTCGGCGCCGATTCGGCCTCGGCCGCGTCGGTGCCGATCACCCTGCACGAGGCCCACGCCCGTTTCGTCGCCAGCGACGCGGCCCGCCGCATGCTCGGCGACGAGGTCGTCGAGCACTACGGCCACCATCTGGCCCAGGAGATCGCCGCCGCCGACGCCGCGGTGACCGATTGGGAGATGCGGCGCTACTTCGAGCGCATCTGA
- a CDS encoding iron-containing alcohol dehydrogenase — translation MSAPSSPADWGYPTPIRFGAGRVAELGDACRAAGIGRPLIVTDPGLAALPLIETVRAALEPLVHATFHDLKPNPVGRDVDAGVAAYRAGDHDGVVAVGGGSALDVGKVIAFMAGQTRPMWDFEDVGDNWTRADAAGIAPVITVPTTAGTGSEVGRAGVVIDEATHRKVIVFHPAMLPRAVICDPELTVGLPRTLTVGTGLDALSHSLEAICAPTFHPMSQGIGMEGCRLVLEHLPVVVDDPGNIESRGQMLVAAAMGAVAFQKGLGAMHALSHPIGARFDTHHGMTNAVVMPYVLDANRAAIEATIARLAASCGVAGGFEGFLAHILAIRTAMDVPHTLVDLGVDPAAMETIAAAAVEDPSAGGNPVPFDRPFAEAVFTAACTGVLHAA, via the coding sequence GTGAGCGCGCCCTCGTCCCCCGCCGACTGGGGCTATCCGACACCGATCCGCTTCGGCGCCGGTCGTGTCGCCGAACTCGGCGATGCCTGCCGGGCAGCCGGCATCGGCCGGCCCCTGATCGTCACCGATCCCGGGCTCGCCGCGCTCCCGCTCATCGAAACGGTCCGCGCCGCGCTCGAGCCGCTCGTTCACGCGACCTTCCACGACCTCAAGCCCAATCCGGTGGGCCGCGACGTCGATGCCGGCGTCGCCGCGTACCGGGCCGGTGACCACGACGGGGTCGTCGCCGTCGGTGGCGGTTCGGCGCTCGACGTCGGCAAGGTCATCGCGTTCATGGCCGGCCAGACCCGGCCCATGTGGGACTTCGAGGACGTCGGCGACAACTGGACTCGCGCCGACGCCGCGGGGATCGCGCCGGTCATCACCGTGCCGACCACTGCCGGGACGGGCAGTGAGGTCGGCCGCGCCGGCGTGGTCATCGACGAGGCGACCCACCGCAAGGTCATCGTGTTCCATCCGGCGATGCTGCCCCGGGCGGTGATCTGTGATCCCGAACTCACCGTGGGCCTGCCCCGGACGCTCACCGTGGGCACCGGACTCGACGCGCTCTCGCATTCACTCGAAGCGATCTGCGCGCCGACGTTCCATCCGATGTCGCAGGGCATCGGCATGGAGGGATGCCGCCTGGTGCTCGAACACCTGCCGGTGGTCGTCGACGACCCGGGCAACATCGAGAGCCGCGGGCAGATGCTGGTCGCCGCGGCGATGGGCGCGGTCGCCTTCCAGAAGGGCCTGGGCGCCATGCACGCGCTCTCGCACCCGATCGGGGCGCGCTTCGACACCCACCACGGCATGACCAACGCCGTGGTGATGCCCTACGTCCTCGACGCGAACCGGGCCGCGATCGAGGCGACCATCGCGCGACTCGCCGCCTCCTGCGGGGTCGCCGGTGGGTTCGAGGGCTTCCTCGCCCACATCCTCGCCATCCGGACCGCCATGGACGTGCCCCACACGCTCGTCGACCTGGGGGTCGACCCGGCCGCGATGGAAACCATCGCCGCGGCCGCCGTCGAGGATCCGTCGGCGGGGGGCAACCCGGTCCCGTTCGATCGACCGTTCGCCGAGGCCGTCTTCACCGCGGCGTGCACAGGAGTGCTCCATGCAGCTTGA